In Solanum pennellii chromosome 7, SPENNV200, the following are encoded in one genomic region:
- the LOC107025808 gene encoding chaperone protein dnaJ 11, chloroplastic-like yields the protein MIQSLTLISSSPFPFPVHQSSNSADAAIQSNRSSLFNGKSNRRGRICASAVAEAPMMMEKRSVSLYEVLRVKRDASPKEIKAAYRNLAKLYHPDSASLPEESSDGRNFIEIHDAYVTLSDPSARALYDLKLSVGSRRRGFARSVDGFRIYPTRRWETDQCW from the coding sequence atgattcaatccctaaccctaattTCTTCATCTCCCTTCCCCTTTCCCGTTCATCAATCCTCCAATTCCGCCGACGCGGCGATACAGTCTAATCGCTCCAGTTTATTCAACGGAAAGAGTAATCGGAGGGGGAGAATATGTGCATCTGCCGTTGCCGAAGCTCCGATGATGATGGAGAAAAGATCGGTGAGTTTATATGAGGTTTTAAGAGTTAAAAGAGATGCATCACCGAAAGAGATTAAAGCTGCTTACCGGAATTTAGCGAAATTGTATCATCCTGACTCTGCTTCTCTGCCGGAGGAATCGTCCGACGGACGGAATTTCATAGAGATTCACGATGCTTATGTCACGCTATCTGATCCTTCAGCTAGAGCTCTCTACGATCTGAAGCTGAGCGTTGGCTCTCGCCGGCGAGGTTTTGCCCGGTCGGTTGATGGATTTCGTATATACCCGACCCGGAGATGGGAAACGGATCAATGCTGGTGA
- the LOC107025360 gene encoding chaperone protein dnaJ 11, chloroplastic-like — protein sequence MVQSLTLPAANTFRFSLHNLPSSTAGFRSGVTFPRRNNRRAAVYAAAVAEAPPEIQRKTPASLYDVLRVKSNASPKEIKTAYRNLAKLYHPDAASLSEESSDGRHFIEIHEAYATLSDPVSRDLYDLKLNMSSGRRDFGSSGDGIRMNGSEFYPTRRWETDQCW from the coding sequence ATGGTTCAATCCCTAACACTACCGGCCGCAAATACTTTCCGTTTTTCTCTACACAACCTTCCTTCTTCCACCGCCGGTTTCAGATCCGGAGTCACATTTCCTCGAAGGAATAATCGAAGGGCAGCGGTATATGCCGCCGCCGTTGCGGAAGCACCGCCGGAAATTCAAAGGAAAACACCGGCGAGTCTCTACGATGTACTAAGGGTAAAATCAAATGCGTCACCGAAAGAGATAAAAACAGCTTACCGGAATTTAGCTAAGCTATACCATCCCGATGCTGCGTCTCTGTCGGAGGAATCTTCCGACGGACGGCATTTCATTGAGATTCACGAAGCTTATGCTACGTTATCAGATCCTGTTTCTAGAGATCTCTATGATCTCAAGCTAAACATGAGCTCCGGCCGACGAGATTTTGGGAGCTCCGGCGATGGAATTCGTATGAATGGGTCAGAGTTTTACCCGACCCGAAGGTGGGAAACGGATCAGTGTTGGTGA
- the LOC107026434 gene encoding probable galactinol--sucrose galactosyltransferase 1, producing the protein MTVGAGICVAERKLNVLGQSILSDVDENIIVTQPNGEAFTNGAFLGVNSDRIGSHRVFPIGKLQGLRFMCGFRFKLWWMTQRMGKSGQDIPFETQFLIVEGNDGSNFDQDNQQNSALYVVFLPILEGDFRAVLQGNSNDELEICLESGDPAVQDFEGSHLVYVAAGPDPFDVITNAVKTVERHLQTFCHRDRKKMPDMLNWFGWCTWDAFYTTVTSEGVKQGLESLEKGGIPPKFVLIDDGWQSVSMDPDGIESIADNHANFANRLTHIKENHKFQKNGKEGHRINDPAMGLRHVVANIKDQHNLKYVYMWHALAGYWGGVRPGVPGMEHYESKLSFPVSSPGTESQEPDDALSSLIKNGLGLVNPEKVLYFYNELHSYLASAGIDGVKVDVQNILETLGAGHGGRVKLARKYHQALEASIARNFPDNGIISCMSHSNDSLFSAKRSAVIRASDDFWPRDPASHTIHIASVAYNTIFLGEFMQPDWDMFHSVHPMAEYHGAARAVGGCAIYVSDKPGQHDFNLLKKLVLPDGSILRAKLPGRPTRDCLFSDPARDGISLLKIWNLNDFNGVVGVFNCQGAGWCKVGKKNLIHDCQPGTITGIVRANDVNYLPRIAHDGWTGDAILYSHLRRELINLPKNASIPITLNAREYEVFTVVPINEMCTGSRFAPIGLVNMFNSGGAIKEVKYETEGKCGLVSMKVRGCGTFGAYSSGKPKRIHVDNEQVQFDYDESSGLFTINITVPQQELYLWDVKVEM; encoded by the exons atgacAGTAGGAGCAGGAATTTGTGTGGCTGAAAGAAAGCTTAATGTATTGGGGCAAAGCATTCTAAGTGATgttgatgaaaatattattgttaCTCAGCCAAATGGTGAAGCTTTCACTAATGGGGCATTTCTTGGTGTTAATTCAGACAGAATTGGTAGTCATAGGGTCTTCCCTATTGGCAAACTACA AGGATTGAGATTTATGTGTGGTTTCCGGTTCAAGTTATGGTGGATGACACAGAGAATGGGTAAATCTGGCCAAGATATACCATTCGAGACTCAGTTTTTGATTGTAGAAGGAAATGATGGTTCAAATTTTGATCAAGACAACCAGCAAAATTCAGCATTGTATGTTGTTTTCTTGCCTATTCTAGAAGGTGATTTTAGGGCCGTTCTTCAAGGGAATTCAAACGATGAGttagagatatgtttggaaagtg GAGATCCTGCAGTGCAAGATTTCGAGGGAAGCCATTTGGTTTACGTAGCAGCTGGACCAGACCCTTTTGATGTTATCACTAATGCTGTCAA GACGGTGGAGAGGCATTTACAGACATTTTGTCACCGTGATAGAAAGAAG ATGCCAGACATGTTGAACTGGTTCGGATGGTGCACGTGGGATGCTTTCTATACTACCGTTACTTCAGAGGGAGTGAAGCAAGGATTAGAGAG TTTGGAGAAAGGAGGTATTCCCCCAAAGTTTGTACTCATTGATGATGGATGGCAATCAGTGAGTATGGATCCCGATGGCATCGAATCCATTGCTGATAACCATGCAAA CTTTGCTAACAGGCTAACTCATATCAAAGAGAACCATAAGTTTcagaaaaatggaaaagaaggTCATAGGATTAACGATCCTGCAATGGGACTTCGACATGTTGTTGCCAATATCAAAGACCAACACAATTTGAA GTATGTGTACATGTGGCATGCACTTGCTGGTTACTGGGGCGGTGTGAGACCCGGGGTCCCTGGGATGGAACACTATGAATCCAAGTTATCTTTCCCAGTTTCATCTCCCGGGACTGAGTCACAGGAACCtgatgatgctttgagcagCTTGATAAAGAACGGTCTTGGTCTAGTGAACCCTGAGAAAGTTTTATACTTCTATAATGAACTGCACTCATACCTTGCTTCTGCGGGTATAGATGGGGTTAAAGTAGATGTTCAGAACATCCTTGAAACACTTGGAGCTGGTCACGGTGGAAGAGTAAAACTCGCAAGAAAGTATCATCAAGCATTAGAGGCATCTATTGCTCGAAATTTTCCTGATAATGGAATTATTTCATGCATGAGCCATAGTAATGATAGTTTGTTCAG TGCAAAGCGTTCAGCTGTAATTAGAGCATCGGATGATTTCTGGCCACGAGACCCTGCATCACACACAATTCACATAGCATCAGTGGCATACAACACCATTTTCCTTGGTGAATTCATGCAGCCTGATTGGGATATGTTTCAC AGTGTGCATCCCATGGCTGAATACCACGGAGCAGCACGAGCTGTTGGAGGCTGTGCTATTTACGTTAG TGACAAGCCTGGACAGCACGACTTTAATCTTCTGAAGAAGCTTGTACTTCCAGATGGTTCCATATTACGCGCCAAACTTCCAGGAAGGCCAACTAGAGACTGCTTGTTTTCTGATCCAGCAAGAGACGGGATAAG TCTTTTAAAGATTTGGAATCTCAACGATTTCAATGGAGTAGTCGGTGTATTCAACTGTCAAGGTGCTGGATGGTGTAAGGTTGGCAAGAAGAATCTAATCCACGATTGTCAACCAGGGACGATAACTGGGATTGTTCGTGCTAATGATGTCAATTACTTACCAAGGATTGCTCATGACGGATGGACTGGCGATGCCATTCTGTATTCTCATCTTCGTA GGGAATTGATCAATCTTCCTAAAAATGCTTCGATTCCAATCACTCTAAACGCGAGAGAATATGAAGTCTTTACCGTTGTTCCAATCAATGAAATGTGTACAGGATCAAGATTTGCTCCGATTGGTCTTGTGAATATGTTCAATTCAGGAGGAGCAATCAAAGAGGTGAAATATGAAACAGAGGGAAAATGTGGATTAGTTTCCATGAAGGTTCGCGGATGTGGAACGTTTGGAGCTTATTCATCTGGGAAGCCTAAACGAATACATGTTGACAACGAACAAGTACAGTTTGATTACGACGAATCCTCTGGATTGTTCACCATTAATATTACAGTTCCTCAACAAGAATTATACCTTTGGGATGTTAAAGTTGAAATGTGA
- the LOC107026435 gene encoding oleosin S1-2, with translation MIYDQIIIYTCIREKKKFIMAENRELMEVNPTRKTKIWATIAGIAIEAPILGLMCFSFLTSIILLVVTSPLLVIFSPLLLGAAAVLGVAMAGFGVAGVTAGLGLSSFVLVYRSVIKGRITSGEYGGGGSDDAPVVVDKMIEPEEERDREVAGTGDKTEEQVQEGNTSSEAVHVDKIVELFESLKEHPHDQNETATIVHIVTVEVDDDDEEENQHNKDMVSSGDYLQQNVPRQIPQET, from the coding sequence ATGATATATGATCAGATAATCATTTATACTTgtattagagaaaaaaaaaagtttattatgGCTGAAAACAGGGAATTGATGGAGGTGAATCCGACCCGAAAGACGAAGATTTGGGCAACCATAGCTGGAATTGCAATTGAAGCCCCAATTTTGGGGTTAATGTGTTTTAGTTTTCTCACTTCAATTATACTTTTGGTAGTAACTTCTCCGTTGCTAGTTATATTTAGTCCTCTCTTACTTGGTGCTGCTGCGGTGCTGGGAGTTGCTATGGCGGGATTTGGGGTGGCCGGAGTTACGGCTGGTTTAGGATTGTCTTCGTTTGTTTTGGTGTATAGGTCGGTAATTAAAGGTAGAATTACCAGCGGAGAGTATGGCGGCGGTGGTTCTGATGACGCGCCGGTTGTTGTGGATAAAATGATTGAACCGGAGGAGGAGCGTGACAGAGAAGTTGCCGGTACTGGAGATAAAACAGAGGAGCAGGTGCAAGAGGGCAACACTAGTTCAGAGGCAGTTCATGTAGATAAAATAGTTGAGTTATTTGAGTCTTTAAAGGAACATCCACATGATCAAAATGAAACAGCTACTATTGTCCACATAGTTACTGTAGaggttgatgatgatgatgaggaggaGAATCAACACAACAAAGATATGGTCAGTTCTGGTGACTATTTGCAGCAAAATGTACCAAGACAGATCCCACAAGAGACTTGA